The proteins below are encoded in one region of Kogia breviceps isolate mKogBre1 chromosome 8, mKogBre1 haplotype 1, whole genome shotgun sequence:
- the LOC136794651 gene encoding keratin, type I cytoskeletal 25-like: MLKPGVDLMVLLSNMQAEKQNRRDAEAWFNENSASLQQQISEDVGATTSAQTLEIELQSLLATKHSLECSLTETEGNCCVQLAQVQALIGALEEQLHRVRTETEGQKLEYEQLLDIKVHLEKEIETYCVLIGGDDGACESKGYKSKDYVSGNVGNEIKDPAKPIVFKRVLEEVDQSSKILITRLHSLEEKSQSNKFDTQERAYAKYSLRREGVIYLSGKMSKPKKKVCPLAFLLLKYNLSLGNQ, from the coding sequence CCCGGTGTGGACCTCATGGTTCTGCTGAGCAACATGCAGGCTGAGAAGCAGAACCGCAGGGACGCCGAGGCCTGGTTCAATGAAAATAGCGCTTCGCTGCAACAGCAGATCTCTGAGGATGTGGGAGCCACCACCTCAGCCCAAACACTGGAAATTGAACTTCAGTCTCTCCTAGCCACGAAACACTCCCTGGAGTGCTCCTTGACAGAGACCGAGGGCAACTGCTGTGTGCAGCTGGCCCAGGTCCAGGCTCTGATCGGGGCCCTGGAGGAACAGCTGCACCGGGTCAGGACGGAGACCGAGGGCCAGAAACTGGAGTACGAGCAGCTCCTGGACATCAAAGTCCACCTGGAAAAAGAAATCGAGACCTACTGTGTCCTCATCGGTGGAGATGATGGGGCTTGTGAGTCCAAAGGTTACAAGTCTAAAGATTATGTATCTGGAAATGTGGGAAACGAAATCAAAGATCCGGCCAAACCCATAGTGTTTAAGAGAGTCCTTGAGGAGGTAGACCAAAGCAGCAAAATACTTATCACCAGGCTCCACTCCCTGGAGGAGAAATCTCAAAGCAATAAATTTGATACACAAGAGAGAGCATATGCCAAATACTCTCTGAGAAGAGAAGGTGTTATATATCTGTCTGGAAAAATGAGCAAGCCTAAGAAAAAGGTCTGTCCTCTTGCCTTTCTGTTACTGAAATACAACCTTTCTCTGGGCAATCAATAG